CGACGTTCGCCCCGGAGGCGCGCAACCTGTTCCTGCTGGTGATCGGCAGCATCCTGATCACCCTGGTCTCACAGTTCGTCGCGGCCGAGGTCGTGTGCCACCTGCCCCGCAAGGTGAGCACGGTCGCGAAGTACCTTCTGACACTGCCCATCGTGCTGCCGCCCATCGTCCTCATCGACGTATGGGCCTACCTGTTGAACCCGACCGACGGCCTCATCAACAAATTCCTGCACACGCTCGGTCTGGGTCAGCCGGACTGGCTGACGAACAACCATCTCGCCCTCGTCTCGATCCTGCTCGTCGGCTTTCCGTGGGTGTCCAACCTGGGATTCCTGATCTTCCTCGGTGGCGTGCAGAACCTGCCGAGAGATGTCACCGAGGCGAGCACGATGGACGGCGTCGGCTGGCTGCGCCGGGTGTTCTACATCGACGTCCCGATGCTCATGCCGCAGTTCCGCATCGTCGTCGTGCTCTCCGGCGTCTACGCCGTCCAGAACTTCATCCCGATCCTGCTCCTCACCAACGGAGGTCCCGGAAACTCCACCATGGTTCCAGCGCTCGATATGTACCAATCGGCGTTCCAGAACAGCAATTACGGCTACGGCATGGCGATCGGAACGGCACTGTTCGTCGCCATGCTGATCTTCACACTCATCGCAATGCGGGTGCTCCGCCCGCGGACCTGATCAATCGCTACTCATGCAGGTGCCTCACTCGACCGGGCTTACCGGCACAGGAAAGGGAAAGTCATGATGGTTGCTGGCAAGAGGACGTTCGGCGTCCTGGCGGCGACAACGGCCGTTGCGCTCGTGGCGACCGGATGCCTCAGCAGCGGAGGAGGAGGCAACGGTTCGTCGGGAAGCGGAGTGACGATCCGGGCGATCCTGCCCCCCGGCACCGGTGAGATCACCTCGGCGCAGAACAGGGCGCTGAATCAGATCACCCACGAGTACGAAGCGGCCCACTCCAACGTGCAGGTCAACTGGTTGCCCAACTCGACCTCCTCGATCACCACGGCCAACGCCACGCTGGTCTCGCAGGCCGCCGGCGGAAGCGCGCCGGACGTCGTCTTCGAGCAGTACAACCCGCTGCTGTCCGGCTCGATCCCGAACAACATCCTGCAGGATCTGCGGCCCTACCTGAACAAGCCCAACCCCTATATCAAGGGCAACAAGAAGTGGATCGACAGCTTCCAGGAGTCGACGATCCCCTACATGACCTCACCCGACGGCAGCATGCGGATCCTGCTCGGGTCCAACGTGGAGACCGCCTTCTACTACAACAAGGCGGCGTTCGCGAAGGCCCACATCACTGGGGCACCCCAGACCTGGGCCGACCTGATGACGGACCTCGGCAAGCTCAAGAGTGCCGGCTACACACCGCTCGAATACGCTACCGGCGGCCCGTGCAACCCGTCCTGGTACGAGCGCCTCGCCGACACCCAGTATCTGAAGAACTCGCTGTCCAAGTTCATGGTCGACAAGTCGGTCGTCACCAGCGGCAAGGACGTGGCGTCCGGCATCGTCAAGGGCATCATCTCGATGAAGAACCCGGCCTACGCCGAGGTGTGGAAGATGCTCTACCAACTCCGGCCGTACATCTCCAAGT
The DNA window shown above is from Mycobacteriales bacterium and carries:
- a CDS encoding sugar ABC transporter permease codes for the protein MSTSDDRAIDAGARTSTGGGSVALGHGGLRFRPRKRLFRRHLITVLMLPSLLLIGLFAYYPALRSLIGGFYKWNGFSKPTYTGISQFKQYVNSPTFAPEARNLFLLVIGSILITLVSQFVAAEVVCHLPRKVSTVAKYLLTLPIVLPPIVLIDVWAYLLNPTDGLINKFLHTLGLGQPDWLTNNHLALVSILLVGFPWVSNLGFLIFLGGVQNLPRDVTEASTMDGVGWLRRVFYIDVPMLMPQFRIVVVLSGVYAVQNFIPILLLTNGGPGNSTMVPALDMYQSAFQNSNYGYGMAIGTALFVAMLIFTLIAMRVLRPRT
- a CDS encoding extracellular solute-binding protein, with amino-acid sequence MTIRAILPPGTGEITSAQNRALNQITHEYEAAHSNVQVNWLPNSTSSITTANATLVSQAAGGSAPDVVFEQYNPLLSGSIPNNILQDLRPYLNKPNPYIKGNKKWIDSFQESTIPYMTSPDGSMRILLGSNVETAFYYNKAAFAKAHITGAPQTWADLMTDLGKLKSAGYTPLEYATGGPCNPSWYERLADTQYLKNSLSKFMVDKSVVTSGKDVASGIVKGIISMKNPAYAEVWKMLYQLRPYISKSGGSYDACSTPNAVSPPLSPLPLFTQGKVAMMWDGSWAIPQLDTAGFTGKYGLFPEPTVTSATSPHSAGISTKGVIGGPNGAGQWSITSKKADQSMTPAKTKTVMDFMAWLYTPQHIGAEVKAWGQGGSFIPTVKGAPVPNVSGLASLVPATAPPTIVDIALDDVLSTDTTNTGLRMVSQLMAGGVSFDKFSTQWEALLQSGAKAYASANHISLKSLK